One window of the Pseudomonas lurida genome contains the following:
- a CDS encoding response regulator transcription factor codes for MEQPKRVLVVEDDAHIADLICLHLRDEQFEVVHSADGNEGLRLLEQGGWDALVLDLMLPGVDGLEICRRARAMTRYTPIIITSARSSELHRILGLELGADDYLAKPFSLPELVARVKALLRRVDAMARNLKMDAGSLDLGQLFINPLTRDVTLQGQRLDLTPREFDLLYFFARQPGKVFSRMDLLNAVWGYSHEGYEHTVNTHINRLRAKVEADPANPARILTVWGRGYKFAESPP; via the coding sequence ATGGAACAGCCCAAACGTGTCCTGGTGGTCGAGGACGATGCGCATATTGCCGACCTGATCTGCCTGCACCTGCGTGATGAACAGTTCGAAGTGGTGCACAGTGCCGACGGTAACGAAGGCCTGCGCCTGCTGGAGCAAGGCGGTTGGGATGCGCTGGTCCTTGACCTGATGCTGCCCGGCGTCGACGGCCTTGAGATCTGCCGGCGTGCCCGCGCCATGACGCGCTACACACCGATCATCATCACCAGCGCGCGCTCCAGCGAATTGCACCGCATCCTCGGCCTGGAGCTGGGTGCGGATGATTACCTGGCCAAGCCGTTCTCCCTGCCGGAGCTGGTTGCCCGCGTGAAGGCCCTGTTGCGCCGCGTAGACGCCATGGCGCGCAACCTGAAGATGGACGCCGGCAGCCTCGATCTCGGTCAATTGTTCATCAACCCGCTGACCCGCGACGTCACCTTGCAAGGCCAACGGCTGGACCTCACCCCACGGGAATTCGACCTGCTGTACTTCTTCGCTCGCCAGCCAGGCAAGGTGTTTTCGCGCATGGACCTGCTCAACGCGGTGTGGGGCTACAGTCACGAAGGCTACGAGCACACGGTCAATACTCACATCAACCGCCTGCGCGCCAAGGTCGAGGCCGACCCGGCCAATCCGGCACGCATCCTCACGGTGTGGGGCCGTGGCTATAAGTTTGCCGAGAGCCCGCCATGA
- a CDS encoding cytochrome c biogenesis protein DipZ, translating to MWLLVLAYLGGVLTIVSPCILPVLPFVFARTGQPFLRSGLPLLAGMAVTFALVASLAAVGGGWVVQVNQYGRWLALLCVALFGLTLLLPQLSERLTRPLVAAGSRLSAAAGADARPRPGASFLIGVATGLLWAPCAGPILGLVLTGAALQGASIGTTLLLLAYAAGAATSLALALLVGGKVFGLMKKSLGAGEWLRRGLGALMLAGVAAIALGLDTGVLSRLSTASTGGLEQSLVDELSAKPEQKGGAMMAAANHSDTLPIEGTLPPLEGAVQWLNSPPLTAEALKGKVVLVDFWTYSCINCLRTLPYVKAWAEKYRDQGLVVIGVHAPEFAFERDVSNVTKAMKDLGITYPVAIDNAYKIWRAFDNQYWPAHYFADAKGQIRYHHFGEGDYAESERVIQQLLREAGARNVAGGLIQADAKGVQQAPDMNEVQSPETYLGFQRAENFISTGTLATNQVANYPAAGNLALNHWTLEGQWNVGGQQATLDQPGGRIVYRFHARDLHLVLGPGADGKPVRFNVTVDGQAPGDAHGTDVAPDGSGTVTEQRLYQLVRQPGAVQDHTFTIEFLDPNVAAYAFTFG from the coding sequence ATGTGGCTGCTGGTTCTCGCGTATCTGGGCGGTGTGCTGACCATCGTCAGCCCGTGCATCCTGCCTGTTCTGCCTTTTGTCTTCGCTCGCACCGGGCAGCCGTTTTTGCGCAGTGGCTTGCCGCTGTTAGCGGGGATGGCGGTGACATTCGCCCTGGTGGCCTCGCTGGCGGCAGTGGGCGGCGGTTGGGTGGTGCAAGTCAATCAATACGGGCGCTGGCTCGCGTTGCTGTGCGTTGCCCTGTTCGGACTCACGCTATTGCTGCCGCAACTGTCGGAGCGCCTGACGCGCCCACTGGTCGCCGCCGGCAGTCGCCTGTCGGCAGCCGCCGGGGCCGATGCCAGGCCGCGACCGGGGGCGTCGTTCCTGATCGGCGTGGCCACCGGGCTGCTGTGGGCACCCTGCGCCGGGCCGATCCTGGGGCTGGTGCTCACCGGCGCCGCGCTGCAGGGCGCCAGCATCGGTACTACCTTGCTGTTGCTGGCCTACGCCGCCGGTGCTGCCACCTCCCTCGCGCTGGCCTTGCTGGTCGGCGGTAAAGTCTTTGGCTTGATGAAGAAGTCCCTCGGCGCCGGCGAATGGCTGCGCCGTGGCTTGGGTGCGCTGATGCTGGCCGGTGTGGCCGCTATCGCGCTGGGCTTGGACACCGGCGTGCTGTCGCGGCTATCGACCGCATCCACCGGTGGCCTGGAACAGAGCCTGGTGGACGAGCTCAGTGCCAAGCCGGAACAAAAGGGCGGGGCGATGATGGCCGCCGCCAACCACAGCGACACGCTGCCGATCGAAGGCACGCTGCCACCGCTGGAGGGCGCCGTGCAATGGCTCAACAGCCCGCCACTCACTGCCGAAGCGCTCAAGGGCAAGGTGGTGCTGGTGGATTTCTGGACCTATTCCTGCATCAACTGCCTGCGCACCTTGCCGTACGTGAAAGCCTGGGCCGAGAAATACCGCGACCAGGGCCTGGTGGTGATTGGCGTGCATGCGCCGGAATTCGCCTTTGAACGTGATGTCAGCAACGTCACCAAGGCCATGAAGGACCTGGGCATCACTTACCCGGTGGCGATCGACAACGCCTATAAGATCTGGCGCGCGTTCGACAACCAGTACTGGCCGGCCCACTACTTTGCCGACGCCAAGGGCCAGATTCGCTACCACCACTTTGGAGAAGGCGACTACGCCGAGTCCGAGCGTGTGATCCAGCAACTGCTGCGTGAAGCCGGTGCCAGGAATGTCGCGGGTGGCTTGATCCAAGCCGATGCCAAGGGCGTACAGCAGGCGCCGGACATGAACGAAGTGCAGTCGCCGGAAACCTACCTGGGCTTCCAGCGCGCCGAGAACTTCATCAGCACGGGCACCCTGGCCACCAACCAGGTGGCGAACTACCCGGCCGCCGGCAACCTGGCCTTGAACCATTGGACCCTGGAAGGCCAATGGAACGTCGGTGGCCAGCAAGCCACCCTCGACCAGCCGGGTGGTCGCATCGTTTACCGTTTTCACGCCCGTGACCTGCACTTGGTGCTCGGCCCTGGCGCCGATGGCAAGCCGGTGCGCTTCAACGTCACGGTCGACGGCCAGGCCCCCGGTGATGCCCACGGCACCGATGTAGCACCGGATGGCAGCGGCACCGTCACCGAACAGCGCCTGTACCAACTGGTGCGACAGCCAGGGGCGGTGCAGGACCATACCTTCACTATCGAATTCCTCGACCCGAACGTGGCGGCCTACGCCTTCACCTTCGGCTGA
- the msrA gene encoding peptide-methionine (S)-S-oxide reductase MsrA, producing MKLLKYLPVFAFAAFIGQTPAFSFGASEDAVAIAPPTLDLPTDSGNLQTAVFAGGCFWGVQGVFQHVQGVKNAVSGYDGGAASTAQYESVSDGDTGHAESVAVTYDPSTVTYGKLLQIYFSVAHNPTELNRQGPDTGTQYRSAIFAQNAEQQKVAQAYIAQLDAAKAFDKPIVTQIEMGKPFYPAESYHQDFLTENPSYPYIVINDLPKVAQLKKLFPDQYRAEPVLVKNQ from the coding sequence ATGAAACTTCTGAAGTATTTACCCGTGTTTGCCTTCGCCGCCTTTATCGGCCAAACCCCAGCGTTCTCCTTCGGCGCCTCCGAGGATGCCGTGGCGATCGCCCCTCCGACGCTGGACCTACCCACCGACTCCGGCAACCTGCAAACCGCTGTATTCGCGGGGGGGTGTTTCTGGGGTGTCCAAGGGGTGTTCCAGCACGTTCAGGGGGTAAAGAACGCCGTCTCCGGCTATGACGGCGGCGCCGCGAGCACCGCGCAATATGAGTCCGTCAGTGACGGCGATACCGGCCATGCCGAGTCGGTTGCAGTCACCTACGACCCGAGCACAGTCACCTACGGCAAATTGCTGCAGATCTATTTCTCGGTCGCCCACAACCCCACCGAACTCAACCGCCAGGGCCCCGACACCGGCACCCAATACCGCTCGGCGATCTTCGCGCAGAACGCCGAACAGCAAAAAGTCGCCCAGGCCTACATCGCCCAACTGGACGCGGCCAAGGCCTTCGATAAACCCATCGTCACCCAGATCGAGATGGGCAAGCCGTTCTACCCGGCGGAGTCCTATCACCAGGATTTCCTCACCGAGAATCCGTCGTACCCCTATATTGTGATCAATGATTTACCCAAAGTGGCACAGCTCAAAAAACTGTTTCCCGACCAATACCGCGCCGAGCCCGTGCTGGTAAAGAACCAGTAG
- a CDS encoding alpha-E domain-containing protein, protein MLSRTAADLYWMSRYLERAENLARMLEVSYSLSLMPQAGRSDGLDELAMSLLSSGTLDSYLERHKQLDAERMLHFFALDEENPASIYNCLRAARGNAHAVRGRITADMWENLNATWLEMRSIAAGGLARHGISHFCDWVKQRSHLFRGATSGTIMRNDAYRFIRLGTFVERADNTLRLLDARYEMFGEESEEVSDLSARGYYQWSALLRALSSFEAYTELYPNALNARSVSELLLLRSDVPRSLHACIEELSHILADLPGSYGRTAQRLAAEFEARLRYTGIDEILEDGLHSRLTDFIDMVRELARAIHSSYLEVV, encoded by the coding sequence ATGTTGAGTAGAACCGCCGCAGATCTGTACTGGATGTCCCGCTACCTGGAGCGTGCCGAGAACCTGGCGCGCATGCTGGAAGTCAGTTACTCGCTGTCGTTGATGCCCCAGGCCGGGCGCAGCGATGGGCTGGATGAGCTGGCAATGTCGTTGCTCAGCAGCGGCACCCTGGACAGTTACCTGGAGCGTCATAAACAGCTGGACGCCGAACGCATGCTGCACTTCTTCGCCCTCGACGAAGAAAACCCCGCCAGCATCTATAACTGCCTGCGCGCCGCACGCGGCAATGCCCACGCGGTCCGTGGGCGCATCACCGCCGACATGTGGGAAAACCTCAACGCCACCTGGCTGGAAATGCGCAGCATCGCCGCTGGCGGCCTGGCGCGGCACGGCATCAGCCACTTCTGTGATTGGGTCAAGCAGCGTTCGCACCTGTTTCGCGGAGCGACCTCCGGGACGATCATGCGCAATGACGCCTACCGGTTTATCCGCCTGGGCACCTTTGTCGAACGCGCGGATAACACCCTGCGGTTACTGGACGCGCGTTACGAGATGTTTGGCGAAGAGTCGGAAGAAGTCAGCGACTTGTCGGCACGCGGTTATTACCAGTGGAGTGCCCTGCTCCGCGCATTGTCGTCGTTCGAGGCCTACACCGAGCTGTACCCGAACGCGTTGAATGCGCGGTCAGTGTCGGAACTTCTGTTGCTGCGCAGCGACGTGCCGCGTTCGTTGCATGCGTGCATCGAGGAATTGAGCCATATCCTGGCCGATCTACCCGGCAGTTATGGCAGGACCGCGCAGCGACTCGCCGCCGAATTCGAAGCTCGGCTGAGGTATACGGGCATTGATGAGATCCTGGAGGATGGGCTGCATAGCCGCCTCACGGACTTCATCGACATGGTGCGCGAGCTGGCACGGGCGATACACAGTTCGTATCTGGAAGTCGTGTAG
- a CDS encoding circularly permuted type 2 ATP-grasp protein, whose protein sequence is MARSFFDEMNDADGVCRAHYQDFSRWLGNTPPELLAQRRREADLLFHRAGITFTLYGDEQDTERLIPFDIIPRSIPASEWSVIERGCIQRVNALNMFLADIYHDQRIIKAGIIPADQVLGNEGYQKAMVGLDLHRDIYSHISGVDLVRDGDGTYYVLEDNLRTPSGVSYMLEDRKMMMRLFPEVFAKQRIAPVDHYPNLLLKTLKSSSRLDNPNVVVLTPGRFNSAFFEHAFLAREMGVELVEGADLFVHDLKVFMRTTDGPKPVDVIYRRIDDAFLDPKAFNPESMLGVPGLVAAYCAGNVVLANAIGTGVADDKSIYPYVPEMIRFYLDEEPVLQNVPTFQCRKPDELSHVLANLPELVVKETQGSGGYGMLVGPASTAAEIEDFRQRIKARPHAYIAQPTLSLSTCPTFVENGIAPRHIDLRPFVLSGKETRLVPGGLTRVALKEGSLIVNSSQGGGTKDTWVVEG, encoded by the coding sequence ATGGCTCGATCTTTCTTTGATGAAATGAACGATGCAGACGGCGTTTGCCGTGCGCATTATCAGGATTTCTCCCGCTGGCTGGGCAATACGCCGCCGGAATTGCTGGCCCAGCGTCGCCGTGAAGCCGATTTGCTGTTCCACCGCGCCGGGATCACGTTCACCCTGTATGGCGACGAGCAGGACACCGAGCGCCTGATCCCCTTCGACATCATCCCGCGCAGCATCCCCGCCAGCGAATGGAGCGTGATCGAACGCGGCTGCATCCAGCGCGTCAACGCGCTGAACATGTTTCTTGCCGACATTTACCACGACCAGCGCATCATCAAGGCTGGGATCATTCCGGCGGACCAGGTGTTGGGCAACGAGGGTTACCAGAAGGCGATGGTCGGCCTGGACCTGCACCGTGACATTTATTCCCATATCTCGGGGGTTGACCTGGTGCGTGATGGCGACGGCACCTACTACGTGCTCGAAGACAACCTGCGCACCCCCAGCGGCGTGAGCTACATGCTCGAAGACCGCAAGATGATGATGCGCCTGTTCCCCGAGGTGTTCGCCAAGCAGCGCATCGCGCCGGTGGACCACTACCCCAACCTGCTGCTCAAGACCCTCAAGAGTTCAAGCCGCCTGGACAACCCCAACGTGGTGGTACTGACGCCCGGCCGCTTCAACAGCGCGTTCTTCGAACATGCGTTCCTCGCCCGGGAAATGGGCGTCGAATTGGTGGAAGGCGCCGACCTGTTCGTGCACGACCTCAAAGTGTTCATGCGCACCACCGATGGCCCCAAGCCAGTGGACGTGATCTACCGGCGGATCGACGACGCCTTCCTCGACCCCAAGGCTTTCAATCCCGAATCGATGCTCGGCGTGCCCGGCCTGGTCGCCGCCTATTGCGCCGGCAACGTGGTGCTGGCCAATGCCATCGGCACCGGCGTGGCCGACGACAAGTCGATCTACCCCTATGTGCCGGAAATGATCCGTTTCTACCTGGATGAAGAACCGGTGCTACAAAACGTACCGACCTTCCAGTGCCGCAAGCCCGACGAGCTGTCCCACGTACTGGCCAACCTGCCAGAACTGGTGGTCAAGGAAACCCAGGGCTCCGGCGGCTACGGCATGCTGGTCGGCCCGGCCTCCACCGCGGCCGAGATCGAGGACTTCCGTCAGCGTATCAAGGCCCGTCCCCATGCCTATATCGCCCAACCAACCTTGAGCCTGTCCACCTGCCCCACCTTTGTCGAAAACGGCATCGCCCCACGGCATATCGACCTGCGGCCCTTTGTACTCTCGGGCAAGGAAACCCGCCTGGTGCCCGGCGGCCTCACCCGCGTGGCATTGAAGGAAGGCTCGTTGATCGTCAACTCGTCGCAGGGCGGCGGAACCAAGGACACCTGGGTGGTGGAGGGCTGA
- a CDS encoding cation:proton antiporter: MTFILWMAVLGAVLLTLALTSSYLRWMPVTTSAVCLLLGVGIGPLGVDLLHLDIKNSARWMEHLTEVAVLFSLFVSGLKLRLPLKHRTWRIAFGMAGPVMLLTILGICLALHYLFAMSWGVSLLVGAILAPTDPVLAGLVQVNNAQDYDALRFGLSGEAGLNDGTAFPFVIFALLFMQHGGFDGDWLGGWVLKNLLWAVPAGLLIGYWMGRGIGRVTLWLRITNSDSTLSPNDYLTLALIALAYVVAEAVGGYGFLSVFAAGLGLRQAEFRSTGHSTTPSEHLALPVVGHLEVEPDRALQGDVSELKDTQIAAGVMMGDMLSFGSLVERSMEVFLVTVLGIVLVSHWDWRALPVAALLFCVIRPIGVLAMPWGSLIDRRQRGLMGWFGIRGIGSIYYLFYALNHGLIGTSSAVAVNLTLSVIALSIVVHGLSTQPMLVWYERRAKAKAQS; the protein is encoded by the coding sequence ATGACTTTTATTCTATGGATGGCCGTACTGGGCGCCGTATTGCTCACCCTTGCCCTCACCTCCTCCTACCTGCGCTGGATGCCAGTGACCACCTCGGCAGTGTGCCTGCTGCTGGGCGTGGGGATTGGCCCGCTGGGCGTTGACCTGTTGCACCTGGATATCAAGAACTCCGCGCGCTGGATGGAGCACCTGACCGAAGTCGCCGTGCTGTTTTCGTTGTTTGTCAGCGGTTTGAAGTTGCGCCTGCCGCTCAAGCACCGCACTTGGCGCATCGCGTTCGGCATGGCCGGGCCAGTGATGCTGCTGACCATCCTCGGCATCTGCCTGGCGCTGCATTACCTGTTTGCGATGTCCTGGGGCGTCTCGCTGCTGGTGGGCGCGATTCTGGCACCGACTGACCCGGTGCTGGCGGGCCTGGTGCAGGTCAATAATGCCCAGGACTATGACGCACTGCGCTTTGGGCTGTCCGGCGAAGCGGGGTTGAACGACGGCACCGCCTTCCCCTTCGTGATCTTCGCCCTGCTGTTCATGCAGCATGGCGGGTTCGACGGTGACTGGCTGGGCGGTTGGGTGCTGAAAAACCTGCTGTGGGCAGTGCCGGCCGGCTTGTTGATTGGCTATTGGATGGGCCGCGGCATTGGCCGCGTGACGCTGTGGCTGCGCATCACCAACAGTGACAGCACGCTCTCGCCCAATGACTACCTGACGCTCGCGCTGATCGCGCTGGCCTACGTGGTCGCCGAGGCGGTGGGTGGCTATGGCTTCCTGTCGGTGTTTGCGGCAGGGCTGGGGTTGCGGCAGGCGGAATTTCGGTCCACGGGGCATTCGACAACGCCGTCGGAGCATCTCGCGCTGCCGGTGGTGGGCCACCTGGAGGTCGAGCCCGACCGCGCGCTGCAAGGCGATGTCAGCGAACTGAAGGATACCCAGATCGCTGCCGGCGTGATGATGGGCGACATGCTCTCGTTTGGCAGCCTGGTGGAGCGTTCGATGGAGGTGTTCCTGGTGACGGTGCTGGGCATCGTGCTGGTGAGCCACTGGGATTGGCGCGCACTGCCGGTGGCGGCGTTGCTGTTCTGTGTGATTCGCCCGATAGGCGTGCTGGCAATGCCTTGGGGCAGCCTGATCGATAGGCGCCAGCGCGGGCTGATGGGATGGTTCGGCATTCGGGGGATCGGCAGTATTTACTACCTGTTCTACGCGCTCAATCACGGGCTGATCGGCACCAGCAGCGCGGTGGCGGTGAACCTGACGTTGTCAGTGATAGCCCTGAGCATCGTCGTTCATGGCCTGAGTACCCAGCCGATGCTGGTGTGGTATGAACGACGAGCCAAGGCGAAAGCTCAGTCCTGA
- a CDS encoding aminotransferase class I/II-fold pyridoxal phosphate-dependent enzyme produces MRFSPFVDRIAGQGVAAWDIHHAAFQAASQGEDIIILSVGDPDFATPSFITDAAITALREGDTHYTEIPGRPALREAIAARYSNTLERALNATNVITVAGAQNALFVTSLCLLQAGDEVLVLDPMYVTYEATLKASGATLVRVPCSPASGFRLDAQRLCAAITPRTRAIFFSNPNNPTGVVLNPQELQAIADLAIAHDLWVVVDEVYESLVFDGDYHSLAALPGMAERCVVIGSLSKSHAMTGWRIGWIVATPQMVAHAETLVLSMLYGLPGFVMEAATAAVLAHDQVTQGMREIYRRRRDLVVAGLSACPGIKVQAPQAGMFVLVDVRDTGLGSLDFAWRLFREAGVSVLDAAAFGEPAQGFVRLSFTLGEERLAQACQRIAGFVAKLAGEPRAAAVPRIEVVQPLAAKKMIEVIDLHKRFGNIEVLKGISLTAHEGDVISLIGASGSGKSTLLRCINMLEVPDQGSIHVDGESIKLNYGRPGAPLVADAKQLVRIRSTLGMVFQNFNLWPHRTVLENLIEAPTQVLRESRAEAIERAEALLDRVGLAAKRNEYPAFLSGGQQQRVAIARALAMRPKVMLFDEPTSALDPELVGEVLRVIRSLAEEGRTMILVTHEMAFARDVSSKVAFLHQGMIEETGSPDAVFIDPRSERCRQFVNAHQTR; encoded by the coding sequence ATGCGGTTTTCCCCCTTCGTCGATCGAATTGCAGGGCAGGGCGTAGCCGCCTGGGACATCCACCATGCTGCATTCCAGGCCGCCAGCCAGGGCGAAGACATCATCATCCTCAGCGTCGGTGATCCTGATTTCGCCACGCCCTCCTTCATTACCGATGCCGCCATCACGGCCTTGCGCGAAGGCGACACCCATTACACCGAAATCCCGGGGCGCCCGGCGCTGCGCGAGGCCATCGCCGCGCGCTACAGCAACACCCTGGAGCGTGCGCTCAATGCTACGAACGTGATCACCGTGGCCGGTGCGCAGAACGCCTTGTTCGTGACGTCCTTGTGTCTGTTGCAGGCCGGTGACGAGGTGCTGGTGCTCGACCCGATGTACGTCACCTACGAGGCCACGCTCAAGGCCAGCGGCGCAACACTGGTGCGCGTGCCGTGCTCGCCGGCGTCGGGTTTTCGCCTCGATGCGCAACGGCTCTGCGCCGCGATCACGCCCCGGACGCGGGCGATTTTCTTTTCCAACCCGAACAACCCGACCGGCGTGGTGCTCAATCCGCAGGAGTTGCAAGCCATCGCCGACCTGGCCATCGCCCACGACCTGTGGGTGGTAGTGGACGAGGTCTACGAAAGCCTGGTGTTCGACGGCGACTACCACAGCCTCGCCGCGCTGCCGGGCATGGCGGAGCGCTGTGTCGTGATTGGCAGCTTGTCCAAGTCCCACGCCATGACGGGGTGGCGCATCGGCTGGATTGTCGCGACGCCGCAAATGGTCGCCCATGCCGAAACCCTGGTGTTGAGCATGCTCTACGGGCTACCCGGTTTTGTGATGGAAGCCGCGACCGCGGCGGTGCTGGCCCATGATCAAGTGACCCAGGGCATGCGCGAGATTTACCGGCGCCGGCGCGACCTGGTGGTAGCGGGGCTGAGTGCATGCCCTGGAATCAAGGTGCAGGCGCCGCAAGCAGGCATGTTTGTGCTGGTGGATGTGCGCGATACCGGCCTGGGCTCCCTGGATTTCGCTTGGCGCTTGTTTCGCGAAGCCGGGGTTTCAGTGCTGGACGCCGCCGCGTTCGGCGAGCCCGCCCAAGGGTTCGTGCGGTTGTCGTTCACGCTGGGGGAGGAGCGCCTGGCCCAAGCCTGCCAGCGCATCGCAGGGTTTGTCGCCAAACTGGCCGGTGAACCGCGTGCCGCTGCTGTGCCCAGGATTGAAGTGGTGCAACCCTTGGCAGCCAAGAAGATGATCGAAGTCATCGACCTGCATAAGCGCTTCGGCAATATCGAGGTGCTCAAGGGCATTTCCCTCACCGCCCACGAAGGCGATGTGATCTCGCTGATCGGCGCCAGCGGGTCGGGCAAAAGTACCTTGTTGCGCTGTATCAACATGCTCGAAGTGCCAGACCAGGGCAGCATTCACGTCGACGGCGAAAGCATCAAGCTCAACTACGGTCGCCCCGGCGCGCCCTTGGTGGCGGACGCCAAGCAACTGGTGCGCATCCGCTCGACCCTGGGCATGGTGTTCCAGAACTTCAACCTGTGGCCGCACCGCACGGTGCTGGAAAACCTCATCGAGGCCCCCACCCAGGTGCTGCGCGAAAGCCGCGCCGAGGCCATCGAACGCGCCGAAGCGTTGCTCGACCGCGTCGGCCTGGCCGCCAAGCGCAATGAGTACCCGGCGTTCCTTTCCGGTGGCCAGCAACAGCGCGTGGCGATTGCCCGTGCGCTGGCCATGCGGCCCAAAGTCATGCTGTTCGACGAACCCACCTCGGCCCTCGACCCGGAACTGGTGGGCGAAGTGCTGCGGGTGATCCGCTCCCTGGCCGAGGAAGGCCGCACCATGATCCTGGTCACCCATGAAATGGCCTTCGCCCGGGATGTGTCGTCCAAAGTGGCGTTTCTGCACCAAGGCATGATCGAAGAAACCGGCTCGCCGGATGCGGTGTTTATCGACCCACGCAGTGAGCGTTGCCGGCAGTTCGTCAACGCGCATCAAACTCGCTAA
- a CDS encoding transporter substrate-binding domain-containing protein codes for MKSKRMATWLSSAVLMMAAGFTWAADKPIVFAVAAEPYPPFTVKGGNGQWSGFEVDLIHKLCEGMKAECQIKEVAWDGIIPSLLAKKIDVIFSSMSVTDEREKQIAFSRAYYDSLLGVAGPKGSEVEISPAGLKGKLIGVQISTVSANYLKKYYENIADLKYYDTQESANADLIAGRIDYMMADDTAIAMMVKTPEASGLAHIASVPYDPIIGRGVGAGLRQEDTALKARLDKAIGELLVSKDYDDLSQHYFGLSVSPCKRTDTPAFVSKTCDSPYQQVAQKSE; via the coding sequence ATGAAATCCAAACGTATGGCAACGTGGTTGAGCAGTGCAGTGTTGATGATGGCCGCAGGTTTCACATGGGCGGCAGACAAACCGATCGTGTTCGCAGTGGCGGCCGAACCTTACCCTCCGTTTACCGTGAAGGGCGGTAACGGCCAGTGGTCAGGGTTTGAAGTCGACCTGATCCACAAGCTCTGCGAGGGCATGAAAGCCGAATGCCAGATCAAGGAAGTGGCGTGGGACGGCATCATTCCCTCATTGCTGGCGAAGAAGATCGACGTGATTTTTTCATCGATGTCGGTGACCGATGAGCGCGAAAAACAGATCGCCTTCAGTCGTGCCTACTACGACTCGCTGCTGGGTGTCGCCGGGCCCAAGGGCAGCGAAGTCGAGATCTCCCCGGCGGGCCTGAAGGGCAAGTTGATCGGCGTGCAGATCTCCACCGTCAGCGCCAATTACCTGAAGAAATACTACGAAAACATCGCTGACCTCAAGTACTACGATACCCAGGAATCGGCCAACGCCGACCTGATCGCCGGGCGTATCGACTACATGATGGCCGACGACACCGCCATCGCCATGATGGTCAAGACCCCCGAGGCCAGCGGCCTGGCGCACATAGCCAGCGTGCCCTACGACCCGATCATCGGCCGTGGCGTCGGCGCCGGCTTGCGCCAGGAAGACACCGCGCTCAAGGCCCGGTTGGACAAGGCCATCGGCGAGCTGCTGGTGAGCAAGGATTATGACGACCTGTCGCAGCACTACTTCGGCCTGTCGGTCAGCCCGTGCAAACGCACCGACACCCCGGCGTTTGTGAGCAAGACTTGTGACAGCCCGTACCAACAAGTCGCCCAGAAGAGCGAATGA
- a CDS encoding ABC transporter permease: MFDLLSFGEQGWGNALLKGLWMTLQISAGSFAVGLLIGLVVACAKLSAPRPIALLMRGYTTVFRAVPELLLILLLYYAGSMGLNALMLWMGVEQVNISGPLVAILVLGLVQGAYASEIFRAAILAIPHGQIEAARAFGLSGFGLFRRVTLPIMAPFALAGMSNLWINLIKDSALISVVGTNELLYTAKQAAGSTRHYLLFYLTAAALYYLVTLASNYLSGRLERRIRRWMPVVE; the protein is encoded by the coding sequence ATGTTCGACCTTCTCAGCTTCGGCGAACAGGGGTGGGGCAATGCATTGCTCAAGGGGTTATGGATGACCCTGCAGATCTCCGCCGGCTCCTTTGCGGTGGGTTTGCTGATCGGCCTGGTGGTGGCCTGCGCGAAGCTCAGTGCGCCGCGCCCGATTGCGCTGCTGATGCGCGGCTACACCACGGTGTTTCGCGCGGTGCCGGAACTGCTGCTGATCCTGCTGCTGTATTACGCAGGCTCCATGGGGCTCAACGCGCTGATGCTGTGGATGGGCGTCGAGCAGGTGAATATCAGCGGCCCGCTGGTGGCCATCCTGGTGTTGGGCCTGGTGCAGGGCGCCTACGCCTCGGAGATTTTCCGCGCGGCGATCCTCGCGATTCCCCACGGACAGATAGAAGCGGCACGGGCTTTTGGCTTGAGCGGGTTCGGCCTGTTCCGGCGGGTGACCCTGCCGATCATGGCGCCCTTCGCCCTGGCCGGCATGTCCAACCTGTGGATCAACCTGATCAAGGACAGCGCCTTGATCAGCGTGGTGGGCACCAACGAGCTGCTGTACACCGCCAAGCAGGCGGCGGGTTCCACGCGCCACTACCTGCTGTTCTACCTCACGGCCGCCGCCCTGTATTACCTGGTGACGCTGGCTTCCAATTACCTGTCCGGGCGCCTGGAGCGACGTATCCGTCGCTGGATGCCGGTTGTCGAGTGA